The segment GCAGCCGATGCTGGTATAGCCCTGTTCGTAGAGGGGGTGCTTCGGGATGTCATAGAGCTCGATGTAGTCCCAGACCTCTTCCTCGGTCCAGTCCGCCAGGGGGCTGATCTTCGCCAGTCCGCCGTGGTCGTGGTCGATCTCGATCTTGCGGATGTTCGCCCGGCTCGCCCACTGGTCGCGCCGCAGTCCGGTGAACCATCCGTCCAGACCCTCCAGGGCGCGCCGGATCGGTTCCACCTTGCGCACGTTGCAGCACTTGAACCGCGATTCCACGGATTTGTAGAACAGATTCACGCCGTGGGCGCCCACCATGTTCTCCACCTGGAGCAGGTCGGGGAAATACACCTGGATGTCGATTTCGTAGTGGTCCCGGACCCGGTCGATGAAGTCGTAGGTCTCCTGGTGAAGCCGGCCCGTGTCCACCGTGAACACGT is part of the Gemmatimonadota bacterium genome and harbors:
- a CDS encoding phosphoadenylyl-sulfate reductase; its protein translation is MDRPDHSEHIDHPGRDFLDEFEAGQLAIEFDGETPEAVIEWALDRWGRRAGLCTSFQAEGMVLLDMAWQIDPNIHVFTVDTGRLHQETYDFIDRVRDHYEIDIQVYFPDLLQVENMVGAHGVNLFYKSVESRFKCCNVRKVEPIRRALEGLDGWFTGLRRDQWASRANIRKIEIDHDHGGLAKISPLADWTEEEVWDYIELYDIPKHPLYEQGYTSIGCMPCTRVTKPGEDSRAGRWWWEKNAPKECGMHCPVETGGFEHEMEALVAEEVEK